Proteins found in one Amycolatopsis umgeniensis genomic segment:
- a CDS encoding 5-formyltetrahydrofolate cyclo-ligase, with protein MSKAEWRSRITVERRSLVSEERAREASALAVAAARLPGEVVCAYVPFGTEPGSPLLLDQLLDQGKRVLLPIVPPEPGPLEWAAYEGPSSLGPGLLRGLLEPTGRRLGPDTLREADLVLIPALAVDDEGVRLGRGAGYYDRSLSFAAPGAGLVAVVRDAELVRALPAEPHDVRMTGVLTPDQGAAPRPVIH; from the coding sequence CTGAGCAAGGCGGAGTGGCGTTCCCGGATAACCGTCGAACGGCGTTCACTGGTGTCGGAAGAGCGGGCCAGGGAGGCGTCGGCGCTGGCTGTCGCGGCCGCGCGGCTGCCGGGTGAGGTCGTATGCGCTTACGTCCCCTTCGGCACTGAGCCGGGCTCGCCACTGCTCCTTGATCAACTTCTCGACCAGGGCAAACGTGTGCTGCTGCCGATCGTCCCCCCGGAACCGGGGCCGCTGGAGTGGGCCGCCTACGAAGGTCCGTCCAGTCTCGGGCCGGGCCTGCTGCGCGGGCTGCTCGAACCGACGGGCCGCCGGCTCGGTCCCGACACGCTGAGGGAGGCCGATCTGGTGCTGATCCCCGCGCTCGCCGTCGACGACGAAGGCGTCCGCCTCGGCAGGGGCGCCGGGTACTACGACAGGTCGCTCTCCTTCGCCGCGCCGGGCGCCGGGCTGGTCGCCGTCGTCCGCGACGCCGAACTCGTGCGCGCCCTGCCCGCGGAACCGCACGACGTTCGGATGACCGGAGTGCTGACCCCGGACCAGGGTGCTGCCCCTCGGCCAGTAATACACTGA
- the glp gene encoding gephyrin-like molybdotransferase Glp translates to MTEPIAEAAETEDAGQFRSVEDQIALTLDAAVRPRPVRVAISEAQGLLCAEEVVAEHALPGFDQAAVDGYAVRSVDVRTAGQEPVQLPVVGEIAAGSRQPRRLQPGQAVRVDTGAPLPTLADAVVPTAYTDGHQAKVTVHKSVPSAGYVRRTGEDVQIGDVAVRKGDTIGSAQVGLLAAVGRAKVLVYPRPRVSIVSVGDELVDIDRTPSVGQVYDVNSYALSAAARDAGAEVSRVGIVPGDPKRLREIVEGRLLMSEIVVVAGGAGGSAGDEVHAALSDLGHIDMTRVGMHPGSVQGFGRLGPDSVPTFLIPGNPMSALVVFEVLVRPLIRAARGTRNPHRRIVGARLLSPITSTKGRKGFLRGQLLRDEGNGEYLVQPLGTSGAHLLASLAEANCLINIDEDLTEVAAGEQVKVTFLAQRA, encoded by the coding sequence ATGACGGAGCCCATCGCCGAAGCGGCCGAGACCGAAGACGCGGGACAGTTCCGTTCCGTCGAGGATCAGATCGCGCTGACCCTGGACGCCGCGGTACGCCCGCGCCCGGTCCGGGTCGCCATCTCCGAGGCCCAAGGCCTCCTGTGCGCCGAAGAAGTCGTCGCCGAACACGCGTTGCCCGGTTTCGACCAGGCCGCCGTCGACGGCTACGCGGTACGAAGCGTCGATGTCCGCACAGCGGGCCAAGAACCCGTGCAACTGCCGGTGGTCGGCGAGATCGCCGCCGGTTCACGCCAGCCGCGGCGGCTCCAGCCGGGCCAGGCCGTGCGCGTCGACACCGGCGCGCCGCTGCCCACGCTCGCCGACGCCGTCGTCCCGACCGCGTACACCGACGGACACCAGGCCAAGGTCACCGTGCACAAGTCCGTGCCGTCCGCCGGTTATGTGCGCCGGACCGGCGAGGACGTGCAGATCGGCGACGTCGCCGTACGCAAGGGCGACACCATCGGCTCGGCCCAGGTCGGCCTGCTCGCCGCGGTCGGCAGGGCGAAGGTACTGGTCTATCCGCGGCCGCGGGTTTCGATCGTGTCCGTCGGCGACGAACTGGTCGACATCGACCGCACCCCGTCGGTCGGACAGGTCTACGACGTCAACTCCTACGCGCTGTCCGCCGCCGCCCGGGACGCGGGCGCCGAGGTCAGCCGCGTCGGAATCGTCCCCGGCGATCCGAAACGGCTGCGCGAAATCGTCGAAGGCCGGCTGCTGATGTCGGAGATCGTCGTCGTCGCGGGCGGCGCCGGCGGAAGCGCGGGTGACGAGGTGCACGCGGCGCTGTCCGACCTCGGCCACATCGACATGACCCGCGTCGGGATGCACCCCGGTTCGGTGCAGGGCTTCGGCAGGCTCGGCCCCGATTCGGTGCCGACGTTCCTGATCCCCGGCAACCCGATGAGCGCGCTGGTCGTGTTCGAGGTCCTGGTCCGCCCGCTGATCCGCGCCGCGCGCGGCACCCGCAACCCGCACCGCCGGATCGTCGGCGCGCGGTTGCTCTCCCCGATCACCTCGACCAAGGGACGCAAAGGCTTCCTGCGCGGGCAACTGCTGCGCGACGAGGGCAACGGCGAGTACCTGGTGCAGCCGCTCGGCACCTCGGGCGCGCATCTGCTCGCGTCACTGGCCGAGGCGAACTGCCTGATCAACATCGACGAAGACCTCACCGAGGTCGCCGCTGGCGAGCAGGTCAAGGTGACCTTCCTGGCCCAGCGGGCGTAA
- a CDS encoding GNAT family N-acetyltransferase codes for MGAPISGVAYPIESRHPGWPAKLGPLRVPAGILDVRPVRLRDAGEWSRVRLRDREHLEMWEPTGVGPWPDRNAFWSWPSQWLALRGLARRGQCLPFTITVDGHFAGQITVGNVIRASLRSAWIGYWVSSDIVRGGVATGAVALVTDHVFNFGGLHRLEATVRPENTPSLRVLAKAGYRQEGLFERYLDVAGGWRDHFCYAVTKEETGDGLVSRLVAKGLAERV; via the coding sequence ATGGGCGCACCGATTTCCGGCGTCGCGTATCCGATCGAGAGCAGGCATCCGGGCTGGCCCGCGAAGCTGGGGCCGCTCCGGGTGCCCGCCGGGATCCTCGACGTCCGGCCGGTCCGGCTGCGGGACGCCGGCGAGTGGAGCCGCGTCCGGCTGCGGGACCGCGAGCACCTCGAGATGTGGGAACCGACCGGCGTCGGGCCGTGGCCGGATCGCAACGCCTTCTGGTCTTGGCCGTCGCAGTGGCTGGCCCTGCGTGGCCTCGCCCGGCGCGGACAGTGCCTCCCGTTCACCATCACGGTGGACGGACACTTCGCCGGACAGATCACTGTGGGTAACGTCATCCGCGCCTCGCTCCGCTCCGCGTGGATCGGTTACTGGGTGTCATCGGACATCGTCCGCGGCGGCGTCGCGACCGGCGCCGTCGCCCTCGTCACCGACCACGTCTTCAACTTCGGCGGACTGCACCGCCTCGAAGCGACCGTCCGCCCCGAAAACACCCCCAGCCTGCGGGTTCTCGCCAAGGCGGGGTACCGGCAAGAGGGCCTTTTCGAGCGCTACCTCGATGTCGCGGGCGGCTGGCGGGACCATTTCTGCTACGCCGTCACCAAGGAAGAGACCGGCGACGGACTGGTCTCCCGGCTCGTCGCGAAGGGCCTCGCGGAGCGCGTTTGA
- the glpR gene encoding gephyrin-like molybdotransferase receptor GlpR, whose protein sequence is MPSSVIIVALAAAWLVVLVPMVARKRQQVARTTDSALAARVVRSGSTRQEGPEEFAMAENTEPSVEDDLAELEAELDADLEDEQEEAEPLPQPSRGSRTERERQGAGYRPGRGGFDPEAADIAARAKYAFRQRIVIALLVLVVTTAAVAGFLTPTVWWANGVVDAVLIGYLAYLRRQVRIENEIRQRRLARFNNTRAPRRTIADDEPHESHVDVEVVAAERPEVVERKPSPMSRLRRQAVVVDLDDEDPAFHELDEPGTRPFRRAAGE, encoded by the coding sequence ATGCCCAGTTCGGTGATCATCGTCGCGCTCGCAGCGGCATGGCTCGTCGTTCTCGTGCCCATGGTCGCTCGCAAGCGCCAGCAGGTCGCGCGGACGACGGACTCGGCCTTGGCGGCGCGAGTCGTGCGGAGCGGGAGCACACGCCAAGAGGGACCGGAGGAGTTCGCCATGGCGGAGAACACGGAACCGTCGGTAGAAGACGACCTGGCCGAGCTCGAGGCGGAACTCGACGCCGACCTCGAAGACGAGCAAGAGGAAGCCGAACCGCTTCCCCAGCCCTCGCGCGGGTCCCGCACCGAAAGAGAACGTCAAGGCGCCGGCTACCGGCCGGGCCGCGGCGGCTTCGACCCCGAAGCGGCGGACATCGCCGCGCGCGCCAAGTACGCGTTCCGGCAGCGGATCGTCATCGCGCTCCTGGTGCTGGTGGTGACCACGGCGGCCGTCGCCGGTTTCCTGACCCCGACGGTCTGGTGGGCCAACGGTGTCGTCGACGCGGTTCTCATCGGTTACCTCGCGTACCTGCGCCGCCAGGTCCGCATCGAGAACGAGATCCGGCAACGCCGCCTCGCCCGCTTCAACAACACCCGTGCCCCGCGCCGGACGATCGCCGACGACGAACCTCACGAGTCCCACGTGGACGTCGAGGTCGTCGCCGCCGAACGCCCGGAAGTCGTGGAGCGCAAGCCGTCCCCGATGTCCCGCCTCCGGCGCCAAGCCGTCGTCGTCGACCTCGACGACGAGGACCCGGCCTTCCACGAGCTCGACGAGCCCGGGACCAGGCCGTTCCGCCGGGCCGCCGGAGAGTGA
- a CDS encoding replication initiator — translation MFVTLTCDTYSPAPVWSDGSPVNPSTYDYRRAARGAVHFSALVDRWWQNLRRVVGWDVQYFATVEPQPEAPHLPPPSKLHLARGHPDGH, via the coding sequence ATGTTCGTTACGCTCACTTGCGACACCTACAGCCCGGCCCCCGTGTGGTCGGACGGCTCGCCGGTGAACCCGTCGACGTACGACTACCGGCGGGCCGCTCGGGGCGCGGTGCACTTCTCGGCGCTGGTGGACAGGTGGTGGCAGAACCTGCGGCGCGTGGTTGGCTGGGACGTGCAGTACTTCGCCACCGTGGAACCCCAACCGGAGGCTCCGCACCTGCCACCGCCCTCCAAGCTCCATCTCGCACGAGGGCATCCGGATGGTCACTGA
- a CDS encoding helix-turn-helix domain-containing protein, translated as MERSIYSAEYQWLCTLLRELRLESGLTQVQVAERLDEPQSFVSKCGAGERRLDMIELHHLAAALGTACRRSSNGCGQSPEGDSRASSGVSTTGAFISRRCG; from the coding sequence GTGGAAAGGTCAATCTACTCTGCGGAGTACCAGTGGTTGTGCACGCTCCTTCGGGAACTGCGCCTCGAATCTGGCTTGACGCAGGTACAGGTCGCCGAACGACTCGACGAACCACAGTCGTTTGTGAGTAAGTGCGGGGCCGGCGAGCGGCGACTGGATATGATCGAGCTTCACCATCTCGCCGCGGCCCTCGGGACAGCGTGCAGGCGGTCGTCGAACGGCTGTGGCCAATCTCCTGAAGGAGATAGCCGTGCTTCATCCGGTGTTAGTACGACGGGTGCGTTTATCTCACGCCGTTGCGGGTAG
- a CDS encoding ParB N-terminal domain-containing protein has protein sequence MVMLLRAEDSQRICTAVRQSLREMWPSSYADCNVQVEPVEIASVRSLVHCARRYRLDAAQKLLMQFFKQGLAPYISARSATSPLVKILVPPVVERQDSYFNLVDGVHRMVAAQRLGLTNALGLVVTSETIPAPAGDLCSLSEMSVSIAPRTPDQMFRNLDLARFRPVGYGRALEIAVRRFLSAESDK, from the coding sequence ATGGTCATGTTGCTGCGCGCGGAAGACAGTCAACGGATCTGTACGGCTGTTAGGCAAAGTCTTCGGGAGATGTGGCCGTCGTCTTATGCAGATTGTAACGTTCAGGTTGAACCCGTCGAAATTGCCAGCGTTCGCTCTCTCGTGCACTGTGCTCGCCGCTATCGACTCGATGCGGCCCAGAAGCTTCTTATGCAGTTCTTCAAGCAGGGACTTGCCCCATATATTTCTGCTAGATCAGCAACGTCTCCACTAGTTAAAATTCTCGTCCCGCCTGTCGTGGAGCGTCAGGACAGCTACTTCAACTTAGTCGACGGCGTCCATCGCATGGTGGCGGCTCAACGTCTCGGGCTAACGAATGCTCTTGGTCTGGTAGTCACTTCCGAAACGATTCCGGCGCCTGCCGGGGATCTCTGTTCATTGTCGGAAATGTCAGTAAGTATCGCGCCTCGTACGCCTGATCAGATGTTCCGCAACCTTGATCTGGCCAGATTCAGGCCCGTTGGTTACGGACGTGCGCTCGAGATTGCCGTCCGACGCTTTCTTAGTGCCGAATCTGACAAATAG
- a CDS encoding nucleotidyltransferase domain-containing protein: MTRVDDLLDTVLAIAREDDFSEIDAISIGGSLGRGEADKYSDIDLFVLVAVSDLHSYATNRLAIFIARLGAYAIRRGPVCVANFGYSCTVVFFDLTVCQLNFNNYLTVSPSPAWSTSHRVLLDRSGYLTELIRKSTDIQCDPLDDYVEAYRYFWIRMLFAARSLRREELWRALRYVAEMRVPMLTILRMQQGCFMPGLTRSPLTRLEHEVGRRSAEDLNFMAPAYGSDSILACLRAASEWFDRSTQMLTYHSRLDITDTVIATSIRTAIDSLGD; the protein is encoded by the coding sequence ATGACCAGAGTCGATGACTTGCTGGACACCGTCCTTGCTATCGCAAGAGAAGACGATTTCAGCGAAATCGACGCTATCTCAATAGGTGGCTCACTGGGTCGCGGAGAGGCCGATAAGTACTCGGACATTGACCTCTTCGTGCTTGTAGCAGTATCAGATCTACATAGCTACGCAACTAATCGACTTGCTATCTTCATTGCGCGCCTCGGTGCGTACGCGATTAGGCGAGGGCCGGTGTGCGTAGCAAACTTTGGCTATTCGTGTACCGTCGTATTCTTTGATCTCACAGTGTGTCAACTAAATTTCAACAATTACCTTACCGTATCGCCGTCACCAGCCTGGTCCACTTCCCACCGTGTACTGTTAGATCGAAGTGGCTATCTAACCGAGTTGATTCGCAAATCGACAGACATTCAATGTGACCCTTTGGACGATTACGTCGAAGCATATAGATACTTCTGGATAAGGATGCTTTTTGCTGCGCGCAGCCTGCGACGCGAGGAACTTTGGCGCGCTCTCAGATATGTTGCTGAAATGCGTGTCCCCATGTTGACCATCTTAAGGATGCAACAAGGATGCTTCATGCCTGGGCTGACGCGCTCACCTCTAACACGTTTAGAGCATGAAGTTGGCCGGCGAAGCGCTGAAGATCTTAACTTTATGGCGCCGGCATACGGTAGCGACTCCATACTCGCTTGCCTGCGCGCCGCCAGCGAATGGTTCGATCGATCGACGCAAATGCTCACGTACCATTCCCGACTCGACATCACGGACACCGTGATCGCTACGAGCATCCGCACTGCAATTGACTCGTTGGGAGATTGA
- a CDS encoding class I SAM-dependent methyltransferase, which yields MHGGQPWEDRAHSWIDWVRAERRSGFTSQTWPALEAILPSHVAGRVLDLGCGEGRSARELTWSSYDVVGVESSSTLATAARFHEVPTRVLLGDATSLPFADSCFSLVVACMSLQDIVDLPTALSEVGRVLEAGGSLCLSIRHPSFTAIGGSWERERPRRQVQEYLKERTYEEHMSNGPQEMRFESFHRPLAAYVGAITAAGLAVTCLNEIGDGVLPQLLVARAIKL from the coding sequence ATGCATGGAGGTCAGCCTTGGGAAGACCGAGCACATAGTTGGATAGATTGGGTTCGCGCTGAAAGACGCAGTGGATTTACGAGTCAAACTTGGCCAGCACTGGAAGCTATCTTGCCCAGCCATGTCGCCGGACGCGTTCTTGATCTTGGCTGCGGTGAGGGCCGATCGGCGCGCGAGTTGACTTGGAGCAGTTATGACGTTGTGGGAGTTGAGAGTTCGTCCACACTCGCAACGGCCGCACGTTTTCACGAGGTACCTACCAGAGTTCTTCTTGGTGATGCAACAAGCCTCCCGTTTGCGGATAGCTGCTTCAGCCTGGTGGTAGCGTGTATGTCACTACAAGATATTGTTGACTTGCCGACAGCTTTGTCGGAGGTAGGCCGCGTCTTAGAAGCGGGCGGGTCTCTTTGTCTAAGTATTCGTCACCCGTCTTTTACCGCAATTGGGGGGTCCTGGGAACGCGAACGTCCGCGCCGCCAAGTGCAAGAGTACTTGAAAGAACGTACGTATGAAGAGCATATGTCGAACGGGCCACAAGAGATGAGGTTCGAAAGTTTTCATCGCCCACTAGCGGCATATGTTGGTGCAATCACCGCAGCTGGTCTGGCTGTAACGTGCCTGAATGAGATAGGTGACGGGGTTCTCCCACAGCTACTTGTCGCTCGAGCAATAAAGTTATGA
- a CDS encoding Pycsar system effector family protein yields MMTSDDAWKLLQHVYDWIKVADTKAGALLGASGVLGGIIVHILPKASNWALSPWQTGLSAVSLALTGTSMVISIRVFAPRLRTQSSGSPLYFAHIATENTNGTEFKLKFDRLTSDTDEMSEALCDQIWESSRIARRKLRLVASATWLFTSALLTASIVGILKGF; encoded by the coding sequence ATGATGACGTCCGATGACGCCTGGAAGCTCCTCCAGCACGTGTATGACTGGATCAAGGTGGCAGACACCAAGGCTGGGGCCCTGCTCGGCGCTAGCGGTGTACTCGGGGGGATCATCGTCCACATCCTCCCGAAGGCGTCTAACTGGGCACTGTCGCCTTGGCAGACTGGCCTAAGTGCTGTCAGCCTTGCGCTAACAGGAACCTCTATGGTTATCTCCATACGAGTGTTTGCACCGCGACTGCGAACGCAAAGCTCTGGCTCACCCCTCTACTTCGCTCATATCGCTACCGAAAACACGAATGGTACGGAGTTCAAGCTAAAGTTCGATCGGCTAACTAGCGACACGGACGAAATGAGCGAAGCCCTCTGTGATCAAATTTGGGAATCCAGTCGCATTGCTCGAAGAAAGCTGCGCCTTGTAGCAAGCGCGACTTGGCTATTTACATCTGCTCTTTTAACTGCTTCAATAGTCGGAATCTTGAAGGGCTTCTAA
- a CDS encoding glycosyltransferase: protein MEEILTTQVIALGPGGFAGAGRIMCNGLLSIARHGIPCMFIGPKTPFSLRHKKELPIQFRWRSIPVTSGAIGEGAAIGHSMVLFPIELADEVVKNAKAAAETAQRVVVWAHYLFPYGIAAQMAKSILTSAGIEIELWLNPAGSDIWEVGRQFEDVTISLLNDPMVDRIVTYSDQFAAEIADIYKVERSIDVVKPSVEDEYYALSTIDRAAARRRLGFPEKEFIISCHSNMRPVKAPQDVVMVARRAASQLLERPSSLLLAGPVRDVESSCDGMSIRRLGVVRQMWELLQIVDVELNLSRHDSFNLSLAEAMACGVPVVTTDIVGISDDVVDARAGVAVPLERRIVNDPRATYDAAVRGIVTFGSLESVRLAAGMAGAQYSKKQFSNQAYWKRISVLL from the coding sequence ATGGAGGAGATTTTGACTACGCAAGTTATAGCGCTTGGCCCAGGCGGTTTTGCTGGCGCTGGTCGCATAATGTGCAACGGATTGCTGTCGATTGCGCGCCACGGGATTCCGTGCATGTTCATCGGCCCTAAAACCCCATTCTCCTTGCGCCACAAAAAGGAGTTGCCGATCCAATTTAGATGGCGTTCCATTCCGGTGACTTCTGGCGCCATCGGCGAAGGCGCGGCGATTGGTCATTCGATGGTACTTTTCCCTATCGAGCTGGCCGATGAAGTGGTAAAGAATGCAAAGGCGGCGGCGGAGACCGCGCAACGTGTCGTGGTGTGGGCTCACTACTTGTTTCCGTACGGGATCGCGGCTCAGATGGCCAAAAGTATCCTCACGTCTGCCGGTATCGAGATAGAGTTATGGCTGAATCCGGCGGGTTCTGATATCTGGGAAGTTGGGCGCCAATTCGAAGATGTCACGATCAGTTTACTGAACGATCCAATGGTCGATCGGATCGTGACATATTCGGACCAGTTCGCTGCTGAAATAGCCGATATTTACAAGGTTGAAAGGTCTATTGACGTAGTAAAACCCTCCGTAGAGGACGAGTACTATGCGCTCTCTACCATCGATCGTGCTGCCGCACGTAGACGGTTAGGCTTTCCTGAGAAGGAATTTATTATTTCATGTCACAGTAACATGCGGCCAGTGAAGGCGCCCCAAGACGTAGTCATGGTGGCACGTCGTGCTGCTTCGCAGCTACTTGAAAGACCTTCGTCGCTACTGCTTGCGGGTCCAGTACGTGACGTCGAGTCGTCTTGTGACGGCATGAGTATTCGGCGCCTCGGTGTCGTTAGGCAAATGTGGGAGCTATTACAGATCGTGGATGTGGAACTCAACCTTAGCCGCCACGACTCTTTCAATCTAAGCTTGGCAGAGGCGATGGCCTGCGGTGTCCCTGTTGTTACGACAGATATCGTGGGCATTTCGGACGATGTGGTTGACGCGCGCGCGGGTGTCGCGGTGCCGTTGGAACGTCGCATTGTAAATGATCCGCGGGCGACCTACGATGCCGCCGTGCGAGGTATCGTGACTTTCGGCAGCTTGGAGTCTGTTCGACTCGCCGCCGGAATGGCTGGCGCGCAATATTCCAAGAAACAGTTTAGCAATCAAGCATACTGGAAGCGCATAAGCGTGCTCTTGTAG
- a CDS encoding NYN domain-containing protein — MNVWVWLARRKWSAAVMGRCAEVLAEPHLLVAGDSDYSPLVQRLREFCKYVVVVGTEASASPRLVSVCSEYKCWGTLVAAVERSAQPAGRASFDIQDGERLQVQASTTGMAMLRPGVWLKHKMLHLDPLFDGRKYGGRSFKEFLGRRMHAVTVQAGGGPGNLRVRLIMPEHPDTKTQRLVPRQMFSMGTYDFDDLVDKDAVTCMRIRGPLA, encoded by the coding sequence GTGAACGTCTGGGTCTGGCTGGCGAGGCGGAAGTGGTCGGCCGCCGTGATGGGCCGCTGCGCGGAGGTGCTCGCCGAGCCGCACCTGCTGGTCGCCGGCGATAGTGACTACTCGCCGCTCGTACAGCGGCTGCGTGAGTTCTGCAAGTACGTTGTGGTCGTCGGAACAGAGGCATCGGCCAGTCCACGATTAGTGTCGGTGTGTTCGGAGTACAAATGCTGGGGCACGCTGGTAGCCGCGGTCGAGCGTAGCGCCCAGCCAGCAGGCAGAGCGAGCTTCGATATCCAGGACGGTGAGCGGTTACAGGTACAGGCCTCAACCACAGGGATGGCAATGCTGCGCCCAGGGGTATGGCTCAAGCACAAGATGCTACACCTCGATCCGTTGTTCGATGGGCGGAAGTACGGCGGGCGAAGCTTCAAGGAGTTCCTTGGCAGGCGCATGCATGCGGTAACAGTGCAGGCCGGCGGAGGGCCTGGCAACTTGCGCGTTCGACTGATCATGCCGGAGCACCCGGACACGAAAACCCAGCGGCTGGTCCCGCGGCAGATGTTCTCCATGGGGACGTACGACTTCGATGACCTCGTCGACAAGGACGCTGTCACCTGCATGCGCATCCGCGGCCCGCTCGCCTAG
- a CDS encoding alpha/beta hydrolase, whose translation MTRVLASALVLVGVLAWTGSASAANSAAPPVFTDGQGLTVVKQSSWVDDGGRTFELVVRTAEVPRYSTLEEQVSGEHVIMVTLPEGYPSSGDTRYPVQYHLHGHLDLPDTSLNQQMFEESTAGGVPLISVAVNGSGRGWYTNWVAPPAGLGPQNWQNFHLDQAIPFIDANLRTIATREGRVISGHSMGGFGAFHYAETRPDLFGYVGSFSGGLDLANQLQRIAVAGSTQLPGSGTPTVPVEAIFGPPVWPLDTAWNEASPAQHVESLRGMGVAMYTGDGGNLLDNPVQAAIENVARETNRVTHGNLVAAGIAHTFIGYGDGGKWAEGCRGKHT comes from the coding sequence ATGACGCGGGTTCTGGCGTCCGCACTCGTCCTGGTCGGCGTGCTGGCGTGGACCGGCTCCGCCTCGGCGGCGAACTCGGCCGCACCGCCGGTTTTCACCGACGGCCAAGGGCTGACCGTCGTCAAGCAGTCGTCCTGGGTGGACGATGGTGGACGCACGTTCGAACTGGTCGTGCGAACCGCCGAAGTCCCGCGATACTCGACGCTCGAAGAGCAGGTCTCCGGCGAGCACGTGATCATGGTGACGCTGCCGGAGGGTTACCCGTCTTCCGGTGACACCCGCTATCCGGTGCAGTACCACCTGCATGGCCACCTTGATCTCCCGGACACGAGCCTGAACCAGCAGATGTTCGAAGAGTCCACGGCGGGCGGCGTCCCGCTGATCTCCGTCGCGGTCAACGGATCCGGCCGCGGCTGGTACACGAACTGGGTCGCCCCGCCCGCCGGGCTCGGCCCGCAGAACTGGCAAAACTTCCATCTGGACCAGGCGATCCCGTTCATCGACGCGAATCTGCGCACCATCGCGACGCGGGAAGGCAGGGTGATCTCCGGGCATTCGATGGGCGGCTTCGGCGCGTTCCACTACGCCGAGACCAGGCCGGACTTGTTCGGCTACGTCGGCAGTTTTTCCGGCGGGCTCGACTTGGCGAACCAGTTGCAGAGGATTGCGGTGGCAGGCAGTACACAACTGCCGGGCAGTGGCACTCCGACGGTTCCGGTGGAGGCGATCTTCGGGCCGCCCGTGTGGCCGTTGGACACGGCGTGGAACGAGGCGAGTCCCGCGCAACACGTGGAGTCGCTGCGTGGCATGGGGGTGGCGATGTACACCGGTGACGGCGGCAACCTGCTGGACAACCCCGTCCAAGCCGCGATCGAGAACGTCGCGCGCGAGACCAATCGCGTCACACACGGCAATCTCGTCGCGGCCGGGATCGCTCACACGTTCATCGGTTACGGCGACGGCGGAAAGTGGGCGGAAGGCTGTCGCGGCAAGCACACATAA